From one Drosophila virilis strain 15010-1051.87 unplaced genomic scaffold, Dvir_AGI_RSII-ME tig00001590, whole genome shotgun sequence genomic stretch:
- the LOC26531885 gene encoding probable elongation factor 1-delta gives MDKVWIDKARYDNAEKMYHEWLCNVTKPNNCSFLVSEIAKAREHIQTSLEKGRPQFPYHAVWYNCPLKQIL, from the exons ATGGATAAAGTTTGGATTGATAAAGCTCGCTACGACAATGCAGAAAAAATGTATCATGAATGGTTGTGTAAC gtAACCAAGCCGAACAACTGCAGCTTTTTAGTGTCCGAAATTGCGAAAGCTAGAGAGCACATACAAACCTCATTGGAGAAG GGTAGACCTCAGTTTCCATACCATGCGGTGTGGTACAATTGCCCACTGAAGCAGATTTTGTAG